The Coregonus clupeaformis isolate EN_2021a chromosome 20, ASM2061545v1, whole genome shotgun sequence genome contains a region encoding:
- the LOC121532682 gene encoding uncharacterized protein LOC121532682 isoform X1 — MNSLSVYVILGLTALMIQTTDSKGSPNLRAFVSVWPPGSTIYLRDSVALRCSVEAGANCSWTYHWFRHTPHKLVTPNARHIISGDSYSITVVAKADGGSYWCQAKRNGSATPLLSDPAHLTVSELTPPSLAVIPSSRQHFQGERFSLQCPAVSESNSTESNSTDWTLWQLTDFGVRSGCQTLAGTFWKEVPGACSLSSLYSGLYWCEKGKWRSNTVNITVSCEPYLYH, encoded by the exons ATGAACTCCCTCTCCGTCTATGTCATACTGG GTCTAACAGCATTGATGATCCAGACTACAGACTCTaaag GGTCTCCCAATCTCAGAGCGTTTGTGTCTGTTTGGCCCCCAGGATCAACCATCTACTTAAGGGATTCTGTGGCCCTGAGATGCAGTGTGGAAGCAGGCGCTAACTGTTCCTGGACCTATCACTGGttcagacacacacctcacaaacTTGTGACCCCAAACGCTAGACACATTATCAGTGGTGACAGTTACTCCATCACTGTGGTTGCCAAGGCTGACGGTGGTAGCTACTGGTGCCAGGCTAAGCGAAATGGCTCAGCCACACCCTTACTCAGTGACCCCGCCCATCTGACTGTGTCAG AGCTTACCCCACCCTCTTTGGCAGTGATCCCCAGCAGCCGACAGCACTTCCAAGGGGAGCGCTTCTCTCTCCAGTGCCCTGCTGTGTCTGAGAGCAACTCCACAGAGAGTAACTCCACAGACTGGACACTGTGGCAGCTCACTGACTTTGGAGTTAGGTCTGGGTGTCAGACACTAGCGGGCACTTTCTGGAAGGAGGTTCctggagcatgcagcctctcctctctctacagtgGGTTGTACTGGTGTGAGAAAGGCAAATGGCGCAGCAACACGGTCAACATCACAGTGAGCTGTGAGCCATATCTGTATCACTGA
- the LOC121532682 gene encoding uncharacterized protein LOC121532682 isoform X2: MNSLSVYVILGLTALMIQTTDSKGSTIYLRDSVALRCSVEAGANCSWTYHWFRHTPHKLVTPNARHIISGDSYSITVVAKADGGSYWCQAKRNGSATPLLSDPAHLTVSELTPPSLAVIPSSRQHFQGERFSLQCPAVSESNSTESNSTDWTLWQLTDFGVRSGCQTLAGTFWKEVPGACSLSSLYSGLYWCEKGKWRSNTVNITVSCEPYLYH; this comes from the exons ATGAACTCCCTCTCCGTCTATGTCATACTGG GTCTAACAGCATTGATGATCCAGACTACAGACTCTaaag GATCAACCATCTACTTAAGGGATTCTGTGGCCCTGAGATGCAGTGTGGAAGCAGGCGCTAACTGTTCCTGGACCTATCACTGGttcagacacacacctcacaaacTTGTGACCCCAAACGCTAGACACATTATCAGTGGTGACAGTTACTCCATCACTGTGGTTGCCAAGGCTGACGGTGGTAGCTACTGGTGCCAGGCTAAGCGAAATGGCTCAGCCACACCCTTACTCAGTGACCCCGCCCATCTGACTGTGTCAG AGCTTACCCCACCCTCTTTGGCAGTGATCCCCAGCAGCCGACAGCACTTCCAAGGGGAGCGCTTCTCTCTCCAGTGCCCTGCTGTGTCTGAGAGCAACTCCACAGAGAGTAACTCCACAGACTGGACACTGTGGCAGCTCACTGACTTTGGAGTTAGGTCTGGGTGTCAGACACTAGCGGGCACTTTCTGGAAGGAGGTTCctggagcatgcagcctctcctctctctacagtgGGTTGTACTGGTGTGAGAAAGGCAAATGGCGCAGCAACACGGTCAACATCACAGTGAGCTGTGAGCCATATCTGTATCACTGA